Part of the Tepiditoga spiralis genome, ATGAGTGCTGGAATATTGATTGCAAATCCAAAGTACAATTTAAAATTAGCCTTAGATGAAGCAAGAAAACTTGAAAAAATAGCAAAAAATAATGGTAGAAATTCATTTGCTTTAGGAAGCGTAAGAGGAACAGGAAAGTTTTCATATACTGTGTCAAAGTGGGAAGATAAAAAAGATATACTTAAAAGAGTAATAAATTTTTTTGAAACCTATTCAAAAGAAGAAAATAAGAGATCTATAAAAAGATTATCTTCAAAATTAAAAAATGAATATATTTCACTATCTAAAGATAAAGACATACAAGTATTAAGCACTGAAGAATATATAAATTATGTAGTTCCATTTGCTTTAAAGAAAAGAATGGAGTTAAAAGACACAACAATAAAAAATATAAAAGAAATATTAAATGATTTTAATGAATTAATAAAAAAAGAAGGTGGAAACTTCATAGAAATATTAAATATTTTTGATGAAGTAGAACATGCATTAAAAAAGAGAGACAAACGAGGTGAAAAAAATTGAAAAAAAGATTATTATTAGTTAAGCCTCTTGACTGGTTGGCATTTAGAACATCAAGAACCTTTTCTTCTAGTGGTGATACTCAATTTCCAAATACAAAAACATTTTATGGTGCAATATATGCAGAATTATATAGAAAAAACATATTAACTCCAAAAGAAATAAAAGACAAAATAAAGATGAAAAAATTAGATTTAACAGGGCCATTTTTATTTGAAAAAAATGATGAAATAAAAATATTATTTAGAACACCATCAATATTAAAGTATAATGAAGATACTAAAGAAACTTTAATGGGTTATATTGATGAAAAAATAAAATATGAAGTTGATGGAAAGGAATTAAATGGAATAAGATATAAAAGTATGAAAAATATAAAAGAATTAGAAAATTATTACATAACTTTAAAAGAGTTAGAAAAGATAAAAAATGGGGAATTAATTGAAAACAAAAAACCAATTGAATTACCTTATCGAATTGAAAGAAAAGTTGGAATAGAATTAGAAACCGGAAAAAGAAAAACAAAAAAGGGAATGTTATACTCTTTGAGCTATTATAGATTTAAAGAAAATTCTGGATTTTGTTTTTTTATAGAAAATGATGAAGAAGAAATATTAAAAGATATTAAAACAATACACCTTGGAACCAAAGGAAAAATAGCAGAATTAGAAATAATAGAAATAGAAACTAATCTCTTTAATAAAGTAGAAACAACACAAAAAATGGCAATATTA contains:
- the cmr3 gene encoding type III-B CRISPR module-associated protein Cmr3; translation: MKKRLLLVKPLDWLAFRTSRTFSSSGDTQFPNTKTFYGAIYAELYRKNILTPKEIKDKIKMKKLDLTGPFLFEKNDEIKILFRTPSILKYNEDTKETLMGYIDEKIKYEVDGKELNGIRYKSMKNIKELENYYITLKELEKIKNGELIENKKPIELPYRIERKVGIELETGKRKTKKGMLYSLSYYRFKENSGFCFFIENDEEEILKDIKTIHLGTKGKIAELEIIEIETNLFNKVETTQKMAILLTPAYFEKGVMPKENKNLIGISNYKPETIGYWDRETNKPSELFKVVPSGSTYIFKEEIPKYLTDDYDHYGFGKYIEIKGGN